CTGATCACGGGCGGAGTGGTGACGGCGTTGACTCTGCTCGCGGGACCGCTGGTGCGGCTTCTGACTTCGCAGCCGGACTTCTACGCGGCCGATCGCGCTGTGCCGTATGTTGCGACGGGGGTTGTGTTCTACGGCGCGTACCTCGTGCTCGTCTCGGCAGTTGCCCGCATGGGCAAGACCGGCTCGCTCTTCCCCGTTGCTTTCGCGGGACTCGTGGTGAACATCGGCCTGGGCCTCCTGCTGATCCCCGACCACAACATCGTCGGCGCCGGCATCGCGCTCGTCGGCGCGTATCTCGTGCTGCTGGGTCTGATGTACATCCGCGCGCGCCAGACGCTGGGCATCGTGCTCGAGTGGCGAAGGATCTTGCAGATCGCCGGGGTCGCTGTGGCCGTGGCGGTGATCGGCGACAACCTGCTTGAACCTGTGGGCACGGCCGCCGTGTTCGAGCGCATCGCCTGGTGGTTCCTCTATCCAGCCCTGCTTCTGATCACCGGCTTCTTCAGCCGCGCGGAGCTTGCGCAAATCCGGGACGTCCGCGCGCTGATCAAGCGCGCCCGGGGTTCGAAGTCCTTGGGCGATCGGCCGGATGTCACGCAAGAGGTGCACGGGCCGGAGTAGGGCTACGCCCGACAAGCCCACCATGCAAAGCCGACTAATCCACCAACCTTCGATCGCTAAAGCGCGCGCGTGACCCGAAAGCCCTGCGCGATCGCCCGGATCTGATGCAGGAGGTGCACGGCTCCGAGTAGGGCGAGCAAGATTCCACGCGCCCAGATCGACTCCACCCGGTCGTCGCCCCAAGAGAGCAGCATGTCGATGATCGAGGCCGCGGCCACAAGGTTGATGAAGCCGGGAAAGACAATCAGCTGCCCGAAGTTCGTGTACCTGCTCCAGAGCCAGCCCCGGCCCGAGCCGCCGGCCATCGCTTCAGCACCTGACGCCTCAAGATTCAGAGCATCCGGGTCGCCACCCATGCGCGCCATCGCCGCCCGGACCATCGGCTCAGAGCCGCGCAGCTCGGGCCTGTCGCGGTAGACGCCCCACATTATGTGGTCGCGCGCGCTGTACGGAACCCGCACCAGCGAGAGAATCACGATCATCGCCGCGGCGAGCCACCACCAGTCGCCGGTCTCGTGAAAGACGGCCCAGCCGAGCGCGCCGGTCATCAGCGCGGGGATGTAGTAGTGCCCGACCCAGTCCAGATACGCGCCCCCGGCGCCAGAACTCTTGCCCTCAATCTCGCGCTCGAAGCGCGCGAGCTCTCCGTCGCAGAAATCCAGCACGAACGAAAGTTGAAGCAGCAGGATCGCGGCGATCTGCGCCCAGAAGGAGTTGATAGCCAGCAGCCCTGCTCCGACCAGTCCAATCAGGATCCCGACGACCGTCGTCTGGTTGGCGCTGATCCCGGTCGGCAGCAGCACCCGCGTGACGCGGATCGAAAGCTTGCGCACGCCGCGCGCATACACGCGCCGCAGGTCGCGCGGCTCGTCGGCCGCGCCGGTGCCCTCGCCGCCGCAGATCTTGATCAGCTCTGGGAGTGGCGGCAGATTCTTCCGCGAGATCTCTGCGCTGGTCGTCACAATCACCCCGACAGTACTCGCTGGAAACGTCGTTCGAATCGCGTCGGCCAGTTGCCGGTACCGTTCCGGAGATGCCCGAGCTGCCCGTCATCTATCTCGCAGCCGGCCGCGGATCGCGGCTTGGCGACCTCACCGCAGATCAACCCAAGGCCGTGGTCGAGGTTGGCGGGCGCCCGCTCGCCGATCGCGCGTTTGCGTATCTGCGCGCGGCGGGGTTCGATCGCATCGTCGTGCTCACCGGACACGCCGCCGAAGCATTTGACGACTACGACGTCGAGACGATCTTCAACGATCGCTGGGAGACCGAGAACAACATCACTTCGCTCTGGCAGGCACGCGGGATCGTCGCCGGTGGCTGCACGATCGTGAACTGCGACTTGCTCTTCGAGCCAGAACTCGCGCAGCGCCTCGCCGACACCAAGGGAACAGCGATCCTGGTGGATGACGTGCTTCAAGTTGACGAAGAATCAATGAAGGCCACTGAGACCGACGGCGGGCTCGACCGCCTGCACAAGTCGATCCCGCTGGCCACATCGATCGGCGAGTACATCGGCCTCACCCGCATCGATCCAGCCGACGGCCCGCGCCTTGCCGAGATCCTCGACGAGTTCATCGCCGCCGGAAACACGCAGGTCTATTACGAGGATGCGATCGAAGCGCTCTCGGAGGAGCGCTGCGTGCGCCTCGAGCGCATCGGCGGCGCCAAGTGGGTTGAGATCGACGACCACGATGATCTTGCCCGGGCGCGCGACGAAATTGCGCCGGCGATCGATGGGAAGGCTGCAGTCAGTGGCTGAGGACATCGACCAACTGGTGTCGGCCATTGCCTCAACGAGGCAGATCGACCTTCCGCAGTTCTTGCGCAGCGTCGAAGGCAACGAGGCTTTGGCTGCCGAGCTCGCCGAGGTGCTGAGCGCGATCGATTCCGGGTCGCCGCTGATGGTGTCCGGAACTTCCCAATCAGCCGCTGTCTGCAACGACCTCAGAGTTTCCGGCGCCATGCGCGAGATCGTCCGCGACAACACCCGCAGCGAAGTCGAGCGCATCGCGGCCATCGCTGTGCGCGAGCACGATGCGCTGATCGCAGTCGGCGGCGGGCGCCCGATCGATGTCGCCAAGTCTGCGGCGCTGGCCTCCGGTCTGCCAGTCGTCGTCGTTCCGACTCAGCTTTCGGCAGATGGAATTGCCTCTCCGATCTCGGTGATCGCCGAAGCCGACGGCGCGGTGGTCAGCGAGCGCTCGTCGCTGCCCGTAGCTGTGCTCGCCGATCTGGAAACGCTTGCGGCAGCCCCGATCGGCTTCGCGCGCGCGGGGGTGGGGGATCTGCTGGGCAACAGCAGCGCCCTGGTCGATTGGCGGATCGCGGCCGACGCAGAGAAGGACTCTGTCGATGATTTCGCAGCGCTGCTCTCAAGCTGCGCGCTGCTTCTGATCGACGGCCTCGACCTTTCACCGCTTGGCAGCGGCAAGCTGACGATCGAACTTGCCCGCCGGCTGCTCGACGGGCTGGTCCTGAGCGGCCTCGCAATGGAGATCGCTGGCTCCTCGCGCCCGTGCTCTGGTTCGGAACACCTGATCAGCCACGCGCTCGACCGACTTGAGCCGGGAACGGCCACGCACGGCGAGCAGGTCGCGTTCGGCACGCTCGTTGCCACGAAGCTGCAAGGCGGCGATGTTGACGCTGTTCGCGAGAGCATCGCCGCGGTCGGCATGAAAGGCGCGTTGACCGGTTTCGACCTCGGCGCGGCGCGTCTGGCCGAGGTCGTCGCCTACGCACCTGCAACACGCCCGGGCCGATACACCGTGCTCGATCGCGATCGCCCCTCTGGCGCCGAGCTCCGCACGCTGCTTGAAGAGCTCCTGTAGTCCCATCACCTCGTACGTTCGGCCACCCGGGCAGGGGGGCCGAATGCTGCACTGAATCGACGCTCTTGCACGCGGCTTATCCCGTGTACCAGGTCGTTCCTTACTCAAGGGTCAGACCGAAAGCGCCGACAGAAGGTTGTTACTGAGAATTTCAGACTTTTCAGGCAGACGGGTCCGTCGATCGGACCCAAGCAGTGAAGGAAACCAACAAGGGATGCAGGGAATGCACGGATGTGCGCGGAGTCAGGGCGGCACCCAGGGCTGTCGTGTGACAGTTCGACCGAATCGATCGGTGGAGGCAAGGGTTCAGAACTACGTGACAAGGACGTCGCGAATTGCTCTTCTCACCCTGACGACTCTGGTCGCGGCGTGCATTTTTTCGGTCGCGCTGTTTGCGCAGACTGCGAACGCGAACGTAACGACGACCCTTGACGCGCGGTACCAGCAGAACGGCACGACTACCGAGATCCCGAATCCGGTCGCCGGCTCGCACCCCGACTTTCGTCAGACCCTGAACATCGGAGGGACCGACGACCTCCAGCGCCTCGTGCTCGACTTCCCGCCCGGACTGATCGGCGACCCGAACGCGATCGCGGCGGCCAGTCGCTGCACAGTTAATTACACCGGGGTTACTTCGTCGAGCGGCAGCCCGAGTTATGCGGGATGCCCTGCATCGAGTCGGGTCGGAACAATTCGCGCCGTCGCAGAATCCGGGCTCACGTGTTCGGACATCACCCTGACCGGCTCGATATATCTGCTCCAGAACCGGCCCACTGCCAATCCCGAGGTCCCCGCCTATCTCGGCATCAACCTCTCTGGTAGCGCGAACGTATGGCTCCTCTTCTGCGCAGGTCTCACCGCGAACATGAACATGACCGCGAGGATCACGCTGCGTCCGACTGACCAGGGCCTGCGCGTCGAGATCATCGACGACCTGCCAAAGACAGACCCGATCATCGGCGGAGACATCCGGATCAGGCAGATCGATGAGACGATTTCCGGCATGGCTCCAAGCGGTAAGCCATTTCTGACGGCGCCAACGCGTTGCGGCGCGTCCTCGAGCTGGGATACAAACGTCTTCACGCGGGCCTACTCGTCGAATACGAACACGAACGCGAGTATCGACGGCACCGCTTACTTGTCCGCGAGTTCGTCGCGAACCGGTACCTGCACGGCTGCGGCTGCGCCTGCACACACCTTCTCGCTCACGCAGACCAACACGCGGCCTGGTGCGCCCGTAGGGCTGCGCGCAGTTCTGAACAATCCGGTCCCCACGACCAATGTCAACCAGGCCCCGTATGCGAAGAGCTTCTCGTTGGTCCTGCCGGTCGGCATGAAGGTGAACCCGGCCATCGGCGCCCGCCTGGGTGGCCCCGGCGGTGGATGTACGGAGGCGCAGTTCCTCCGCGCGGATGCGAACAACCCGGTCACCGCAGCGACGCCCACCTGTCCTACGACCAGTGAGGTCGGAAACGTTGCAGTCACCGTGCCGGAAATCACGGGCGATCTTTCTGGTCGCATCTATCTCGGCGAGCCGCGCGCGGGCGACGCTGCGGCAGGCATTTACCGCCTCTATATAAACGCTGCGCGCGGCGGGGTTGTGACCAAGTTTCAAGGCACTGCAACCGTAAACGCCAGCAACGGCCAGGTGACGGTCGCGGTGGACAACGTCAACACCTACTTCACCGGACTGCCGCAGTTCAACTATTCGAGGTTCGACATGGACTTCAACTCGAACTCGGCCGGTATCGGCTCGCCGAGTTCCGGCGCGGTGACCAACCCGCAGGATGGCCAGCAGATGCTCGTGAACCCGCAGTGGTGTGGAGTTCACACCGCGAGTGCCACGGTCGTGCCCTGGACCTCACCGACGCAGTCGAATGAGACCTTCCCGACGAGCCTCACCACCGCCGCCGAAGCTGGCGCCCCCTGCGCCTTCAACACCTTCAACACGACGAACGTGACCTTCTCTGCGAGGATGACCAACCCCGGCACCGGCTCCGGCGGCACGCTCAACGCCCGAGCCGGTCAGCATTCGGACCTCACACTGAACGTGGCCCGGGCCGACCGCACGGACAATCTCAAGAACTTGGTGTTCAAACTTCCGGTCGGGTACGCCGGCTCGGCAAACGCAGTACCGACCTGTTCAGGTATCACTTCGTCCTCGCTCGGGACGTGCACCAACGCGAACGCCCTCGGATCCGCCGCGGTCACGGTTGGCAATGGACCGACCACGATCGCGATGTCCAGCACGATCTACAACGTCGTGACCGACAACAGCTCGCAGACGGCCAAGCTGGCGATCGTCACCCCGGCGAATGTCGGACCGTTCAGCCTGGGCAACGTCATCAACTACTCGATCCTGACGCTCGACAACGCAACGTCCTTCCGTCTGGTTTCGACAACCGACCTCACGCAATCGATCCTGGGAGTCCCGATCGATTACCGAAACATCGCGCTGACCCTGAACGGCATGGCTGGCGCAACGCCATTTCTGACCAATCCGTCGGAGACCTGCGGCCAGCCACTCGTGTTCGACGCGGCGATCACCGCGGCGGGCAACCCGAACGGCGCCTCCGGTACACCGACGACGCCTGGCCCGGCCATTACGCCAGCGAACTCAACCCCGCAGTCGCTCGACTGCACAACCAGCGTGCAGCCCTTCACCCCGGGACTCGCCGTAACGCCGACCACACTCGCGACTGCGCAGCCGACCGGACTGACGCTCACCGTTTCGCAGTCGCAGACTGCAGCGACCACGCAACAGTCCACGATCAAGGACGTGACGGTCACGATGCCGACCGGCCTTGAGATCAACCCGGGATTCGCGGCGTCAGCGACGGCCTGCCCCACTGGAACGATCACGGCCGACATCGCCGCGAAGACCAACACCTGCGCCGGTACGGCCACGAAGATCGCCGATGTGACGGTCAACACTCCGTTGCTGGCGACGGCAGTGACCGGCCAGATGTATCTCGAACAGCCGGGCGGAACACCCACGACTCGCTACAGGTTTGTTCTCTACATCAGCATGCCCGGCGGCATGATGATCGTCCGTGGCGGTGCGACGCTGAATGGCTCGAGCGCCGGCGG
This region of Solirubrobacterales bacterium genomic DNA includes:
- a CDS encoding iron-containing alcohol dehydrogenase, which gives rise to MAEDIDQLVSAIASTRQIDLPQFLRSVEGNEALAAELAEVLSAIDSGSPLMVSGTSQSAAVCNDLRVSGAMREIVRDNTRSEVERIAAIAVREHDALIAVGGGRPIDVAKSAALASGLPVVVVPTQLSADGIASPISVIAEADGAVVSERSSLPVAVLADLETLAAAPIGFARAGVGDLLGNSSALVDWRIAADAEKDSVDDFAALLSSCALLLIDGLDLSPLGSGKLTIELARRLLDGLVLSGLAMEIAGSSRPCSGSEHLISHALDRLEPGTATHGEQVAFGTLVATKLQGGDVDAVRESIAAVGMKGALTGFDLGAARLAEVVAYAPATRPGRYTVLDRDRPSGAELRTLLEELL
- a CDS encoding phosphocholine cytidylyltransferase family protein, whose translation is MPELPVIYLAAGRGSRLGDLTADQPKAVVEVGGRPLADRAFAYLRAAGFDRIVVLTGHAAEAFDDYDVETIFNDRWETENNITSLWQARGIVAGGCTIVNCDLLFEPELAQRLADTKGTAILVDDVLQVDEESMKATETDGGLDRLHKSIPLATSIGEYIGLTRIDPADGPRLAEILDEFIAAGNTQVYYEDAIEALSEERCVRLERIGGAKWVEIDDHDDLARARDEIAPAIDGKAAVSG
- a CDS encoding CDP-alcohol phosphatidyltransferase family protein, which gives rise to MIVTTSAEISRKNLPPLPELIKICGGEGTGAADEPRDLRRVYARGVRKLSIRVTRVLLPTGISANQTTVVGILIGLVGAGLLAINSFWAQIAAILLLQLSFVLDFCDGELARFEREIEGKSSGAGGAYLDWVGHYYIPALMTGALGWAVFHETGDWWWLAAAMIVILSLVRVPYSARDHIMWGVYRDRPELRGSEPMVRAAMARMGGDPDALNLEASGAEAMAGGSGRGWLWSRYTNFGQLIVFPGFINLVAAASIIDMLLSWGDDRVESIWARGILLALLGAVHLLHQIRAIAQGFRVTRAL